A single window of Pieris napi chromosome 8, ilPieNapi1.2, whole genome shotgun sequence DNA harbors:
- the LOC125051710 gene encoding transcription initiation factor TFIID subunit 8 has translation MSETTEKIESNGDARRRILNIAVSTVLLESGFETVDKISLETLTEMLQCFFTEVGNSANRYCELSGRVEPVLADVMLALINMGISLQGLEQYAARPNRHVIQPPQQAPVPRTPAMLSAGSKAKPSPHIPFHLPAFPDPHAYIRTPTHKQPVTEYEAIREKAANQKRDIEKALTKFLAKTSETHNLFNTEDNQVFPLIACKPTFPAYLPCLLPTDQVFDFDELEYHFQVANRTEDIPAEKKDQSDNEGENGGDGENANNSQSENPDSTLPSSPDRIKSGG, from the exons ATGTCCGAGACAACAGAAAAAATTGAAAGTAATGGTGATGCTCGGAGAAGAATACTTAACATAGCAGTATCAACTGTCCTTTTAGAAAGTGGATTCGAAACAGTAGACAAAATTAGCCTAGAGACGTTGACGGAGATGTTACAATGCT TTTTTACAGAAGTTGGTAACTCAGCAaatcgctactgtgaattaTCTGGTAGAGTAGAACCTGTATTGGCTGATGTTATGTTGGCGCTTATCAATATGG GAATAAGTCTTCAAGGCTTAGAGCAATATGCAGCTAGGCCAAATAGACATGTAATTCAGCCACCACAACAAGCACCTGTGCCTAGAACACCAGCTATGTTGTCAGCTGGTTCAAAAGCTAAGCCATCTCCACACATACCATTCCACTTACCAGCATTTCCTGATCCGCATGCATACATAAGAACACCT ACACATAAGCAACCTGTTACTGAGTATGAAGCAATAAGAGAAAAAGCTGCAAATCAGAAACGGGATATTGAGAAGGCATTGACAAAATTTCTTGCAAAAACAAGTGAAACACACAATCTCTTTAATACGGAAGACAACCAAGTTTTTCCAT TGATTGCGTGTAAGCCAACCTTTCCAGCATATTTGCCATGCTTACTACCTACTGACCAAGTCTTTGACTTTGATGAATTAGAATATCACTTTCAAGTTGCTAATAGAACAGAAGATATTCCAGCTGAGAAAAaag ACCAATCAGACAATGAAGGAGAGAATGGTGGGGATGGTGAAAATGCTAATAATTCTCAATCAGAAAATCCTGATTCTACATTACCATCTAGTCCAGATAGAATTAAATCTGGgggataa
- the LOC125051711 gene encoding proteasome subunit beta type-2 — protein sequence MSNIQLQCLLGIQGKDFVMIAADQTNSHSIMVMKDDEEKIYKISNKLVMGVAGDSGDTTQFAEYIAKNIQLYKMRNSYELGPSAAANFTRRYLAEYLRSSTPYFVNVLMGGYDKENGPELYFMDYLASSVKVPFAAHGFGGFLSLSIMDRQYKKDLTEEEAYDILKLCVQEVHRRLFVSLPNFQVTIVNNDGVRTLPVINSKSS from the exons ATGTCTAACATTCAATTGCAATGTCTACTTGGAATCCAAGGCAAGGATTTCGTTATGATAGCTGCTGATCAGACAAACAGTCACAGTATTATGGTCATGAAAGACG atgaagaaaaaatttataaaatatccaACAAGCTTGTCATGGGAGTTGCTGGTGATTCAGGAGACACAACCCAGTTTGCAGAATACAtagcaaaaaatatacaactaTATAAAATGCGTAACAGTTATGAGCTTGGTCCATCTGCTGCTGCTAACTTTACAAGGAGATACTTGGCAGAGTACCTTCGCAgcagt ACACCATACTTTGTGAATGTTTTAATGGGTGGTTATGATAAAGAAAATGGCCCAGAACTTTATTTCATGGATTACCTAGCTTCCAGTGTGAAGGTACCATTTGCAGCTCATGGATTTGGAGGTTTTCTCAGCTTGAGTATCATGGACCGACAGTATAAAAAAG ATTTAACTGAAGAAGAAGCATatgatatattaaaactatgtgTTCAGGAAGTGCATCGGCGTTTGTTTGTGAGCTTACCAAACTTTCAAGTTACTATTGTTAATAATGATGGTGTAAGAACCCTGCCTGTTATTAATTCTAAatcttcataa
- the LOC125051889 gene encoding mitochondrial tRNA-specific 2-thiouridylase 1 — MFKKVAVGISGGVDSAVAAFLLKNAGYQVEGVFMRNWDNNYEVGFCSDEKDYEDASFVCRKLDVPLHRVHFIKEYWNDVFTTLLKEYESGLTPNPDILCNRYIKFDRFFEHCRKNLAVDAIATGHYANTTFGPYLDNFKEDESVKLLQPVDKHKDQTFFLSQVKQFSLRRCMFPLARYLKSEVREIARKKGLMNIASKRDSTGICFIGKKRFKNFIQEFIPEKNGYFIDIDTGHIVGEHTGIHKWTIGQRCCLRSFKDAYFIFKKDVVSNNIYVVAGTKHPALWNNICYTNHPHWISEEPVDLVKKCVWKAYFRFQHTKPLVPCRVVTNSDGLTIILEQNLRAITEGQYGVLYSNNICYGSAKIKGIHKNLKLPSIE, encoded by the exons ATGTTCAAAAAAGTTGCTGTGGGTATTTCTGGTGGTGTAGATAGTGCTGTAGCagcatttttgttaaagaacgccg gCTATCAGGTGGAAGGAGTTTTCATGAGAAATTGGGACAATAATTACGAAGTCGGTTTTTGTTCAGATGAGAAAGATTATGAAGATGCCTCATTTGTTTGTCGTAAGCTTGATGTTCCTTTACACAGAGTGCACTTTATAAAAGAATATTGGAATGATGTTTTCACCACTTTATTAAAGGAATATGAATCAGGGTTGACTCCAAATCCGGACATACTTTGCAAcagatatattaaatttgatagGTTTTTTGAACATTGCAGGAAAAATTTAGCTGTAGATGCCATTGCAACTGGCCACTATGCTAATACAACTTTTGGACCATATTTAGATAACTTTAAAGAAGATGAAA GTGTAAAGCTTCTACAGCCAGTTGATAAACATAAAGATCAAACATTTTTTCTGTCCCAAGTAAAACAATTCTCATTAAGAAGATGTATGTTTCCATTGGCAAGATATTTGAAAAGTGAAGTAAGAGAAATAGCAAGAAAGAAAGGTCTTATGAATATTGCTAGTAAAAGGGATAGTACAGGAATATGTTTTATTGGCAAAAAGAGATTCAAAAATTTCATTCAAGAG TTTATTCCTGAGAAGAATGGATACTTTATTGATATAGATACAGGACATATTGTGGGAGAGCATACTGGTATCCATAAATGGACAATAGGACAACGATGTTGTTTGCGGAGCTTCAAAGATgcatactttatttttaaaaaagatgtagtttctaataatatttatgtt GTTGCGGGAACTAAACATCCTGCCCTTTGGAATAATATTTGCTACACCAACCACCCTCACTGGATTTCTGAAGAACCAGTAGATTTAGTTAAGAAATGTGTATGGAAAGCCTATTTTAGATTTCAACATACTAAGCCTTTAGTACCTTGCCGGGTAGTTACTAACTCTGATGgcttaacaataatattagagCAAAATTTAAGAGCAATAACAGAAGGGCAATATGGGGTTctgtatagtaataatatatgttacgGTAGTGCAAAGATAAAAGGTATTCATAAAAACCTTAAACTGCCTTCCATTGAATAa
- the LOC125051793 gene encoding synaptobrevin homolog YKT6, which translates to MVKVYGLVVLYKGVTSATILKAAYDLQSFSFFQRSSVQEFMTFVSKTIVERTHQASRQSVKEGEYMVQVYVRADNLAGVLISDHEYPNRVAHTLITKLLDDFSAKVPVATWQTGDETTIDFPVLPQYLAKYQDPKEADALTKIQNDLDETKIILHDTIKAVLERGEKLDDLVEKSNSLSMHSKAFYKTARKTNSCCNF; encoded by the coding sequence aTGGTGAAGGTATatggacttgtagttttgtaTAAAGGAGTGACCAGTGCCACAATTTTAAAAGCGGCATATGATTTACAAAGCTTTAGTTTTTTCCAACGATCTTCTGTTCAAGAGTTTATGACTTTTGTGAGTAAGACAATTGTTGAGAGAACACATCAAGCATCCAGGCAATCAGTAAAAGAAGGTGAATATATGGTTCAAGTATATGTAAGAGCAGATAACCTTGCAGGGGTTCTTATATCAGATCATGAATATCCGAATAGAGTTGCACATACTCTTATAACAAAGCTGCTTGATGATTTTTCTGCTAAAGTGCCAGTGGCAACTTGGCAGACTGGAGATGAAACAACTATTGACTTTCCTGTCCTCCCACAATATTTAGCCAAATATCAGGATCCTAAAGAAGCAGATGCTTTGACAAAAATACAGAATGACTTAgatgaaactaaaattattcttCATGACACAATTAAAGCTGTGTTAGAGAGGGGAGAGAAATTGGATGACTTAGTTGAAAAATCAAATAGTCTTTCTATGCATAGTAAGGCATTCTATAAGACTGCTCGTAAGACAAATAGTTGTTGTAATTTTTGA